From a region of the Drosophila virilis strain 15010-1051.87 chromosome 3, Dvir_AGI_RSII-ME, whole genome shotgun sequence genome:
- the LOC6622296 gene encoding uncharacterized protein, with translation MKIMLSNKTLHKFLLLLLLLMLASVWSHPLNKQPETEGSVAQRPVFLIQNNVNAEDAKNYQITIPKEFKPGEPCLTISWKTNPDGSGPDDPRIYMVDGYFKIMPAQANKQQ, from the exons atgAAAATTATGCTATCTAACAAAACATTGCACaagtttctgctgctgttgctgctgctgatgctcgCCAGCGTATGGAGCCATCCAT TAAACAAGCAGCCGGAAACAGAAGGGTCTGTGGCCCAACGACCCGTATTTCTCATTCAAAACAATGTGAACGCTGAGGACGCAAAGAACTATCAAATAACGATACCAAAAGAATTCAAGCCCGGAGAGCCATGTTTGACGATCAGTTGGAAAACCAACCCGGATGGCAGCGGGCCGGATGATCCCAGAATTTATATGGTAGACGGCTACTTTAAGATCATGCCAGCCCAGGCAAATAAGCAACAATAA
- the LOC6624578 gene encoding uncharacterized protein, giving the protein MATSTLYVAGVTCLGFVCFALASVAIGIPIWGYYDSPSGGYDYDRGYFGPFKVCKQLTYNREKCGNDVSKFRLSNAVFVSGLLAVGSSAVLGIFCILSVIQHAMISSREKVVMSYTSLVIVKLILALLGGLLAIIATVLFALQIDEQERFGFKISRGISFYLQIVVIVLTIALFVAALYDVIFSRSSGGDPTMALDASSPASATTFNNPGFKEPRSRNGVSVTDASGKPYSGIRNGAGTAGSVASMSTTVTSVSNGSTLESVTRSPLRSSLKKPRPRPDPTLGIQNPGYSGSGSSPPMRRNGSVKKVRIQTHSTEV; this is encoded by the exons ATGGCAACGTCGACACTTTATGTTGCTGGGGTGACCTGTTTGGGGTTTGTGTGCTTTGCCTTGGCATCTGTCGCCATCGGCATACCCATTTGGGGTTACTACGACAGTCCGTCGG GTGGCTATGACTACGATCGCGGCTATTTTGGCCCCTTCAAAGTGTGCAAGCAACTGACTTACAATCGTGAGAAATGCGGCAACGACGTCTCCAAGTTCAGGCTGAGCA ATGCGGTTTTTGTCAGCGGACTcttggcagttggcagctcAGCGGTGCTGGGCATCTTTTGCATATTGTCAGTCATTCAACACGCGATGATATCGTCGCGGGAGAAGGTCGTCATGTCCTACACATCGCTGGTCATTGTCAAACTCATATTGGCCCTGCTGGGTG GTTTGCTGGCAATAATAGCCACAGTGCTGTTTGCCCTGCAAATCGATGAACAGGAGCGTTTCGGTTTCAAAATATCGCGTGGTATATCCTTCTATCTACAG ATAGTTGTGATTGTGTTGACCATTGCATTGTTTGTTGCCGCTTTGTATGACGTCATTTTCTCGCGCAGCTCTGGTGGCGATCCAACAATGGCGCTGGACGCTTCTTCGCCGGCTAGTGCCACCACCTTTAACAATCCGGGCTTTAAAGAGCCCCGTAGCCGCAATGGCGTCTCGGTGACAGACGCCTCGGGAAAGCCATATAGCGGCATACGAAATGGAGCTGGAACTGCCGGCAGTGTGGCCTCTATGAGTACTACCGTGACCAGCGTTTCGAATGGCTCCACGCTAGAGTCTGTGACCCGTTCGCCGCTGCGCTCCAGTCTCAAAAAGCCACGTCCAAGGCCCGATCCAACGCTGGGCATACAAAATCCAGGCTATTCCGGATCGGGCAGCTCACCGCCTATGCGACGCAATGGAAGTGTGAAAAAGGTGCGCATTCAAACGCACAGCACGGAAGTTTAA